In Mastacembelus armatus chromosome 5, fMasArm1.2, whole genome shotgun sequence, a single genomic region encodes these proteins:
- the stx18 gene encoding syntaxin-18 isoform X1: MDECFDSDKTQKSLISSDLTRMTDNERDQIDQDAQIFMRTCSEAIKLLRNEAEKQVASAQIKEHRGAVLDLVEMYLKGVCKLYSEQRAIRVKRMVDKKRLSRLAPEHHSRVEKTVEVEPSEEKAVKEESSEKSVLDNTGEHLWEEGKLEDELSPEEIQMFEQENQRLVSEMNSLVDEVRQIEGKVVEISHLQEIFAEKVLQQETEIDNIHQLVVGATENVKEGNEDIREAIKNNAGFRVWILFFLVMCSFSLLFLDWYDS, from the exons ATGGACGAATGCTTTGATTCTGACAAAACTCAGAAAAG tctCATCTCATCAGATCTGACCCGTATGACAGACAATGAACGAGATCAGATCGACCAGGATGCTCAGATCTTCATGAGGACTTGTTCTGAGGCCATCAAACTGTTACGCAATGAAG CAGAGAAGCAGGTAGCGTCAGCCCAAATTAAGGAGCACAGAGGGGCTGTGCTGGACCTTGTTGAAATGTATCTGAAAG GAGTGTGTAAGCTGTACTCTGAGCAGAGAGCAATTAGAGTCAAGAGAATGGTGGACAAGAAGAGGCT GTCCAGACTGGCACCAGAACACCACAGTCGGGTGGAGAAGACAGTGGAAGTGGAGCCCTCTGAGGAGAAGGCTGTCAAGGAAGAAAGCTCTG AGAAGAGTGTCCTGGACAACACTGGGGAGCACCTGTGGGAGGAGGGCAAACTGGAGGATGAGCTTTCTCCTGAAGAGATCCAGATG tTTGAGCAGGAAAACCAGAGGTTGGTGAGTGAGATGAACAGCCTGGTGGATGAAGTGAG GCAAATCGAGGGGAAGGTGGTGGAGATCTCACACCTCCAGGAAATCTTTGCTGAGAAAGTCCTGCAGCAA gaaacagagataGACAACATTCATCAGCTGGTTGTGGGTGCAACAGAGAATGTTAAAGAAGGCAATGAAGATATACGAGAG GCCATAAAAAACAATGCTGGCTTCCGGGTTTGGATTCTCTTCTTCCTCGTCatgtgctctttctctctcctcttcctggACTGGTATGACAGCTAA
- the LOC113130565 gene encoding neuronal vesicle trafficking-associated protein 1, with protein MVKLGNNFSEKNNGKVVSEDGFDTIPLITPLDASQLQFPPPDKVVVKTKADYDGESRKGKLRSPKIAEFSISIIEGVSERLKVTLLVICALAFLVCVVFLVVYKVYQYEHPCPDSFVYTQGRCMPAGMYGNYPPQGPGGRGRLFTLINHYNIAKQTITRSVSPWMTIMSEEKVTQQETETAQKLA; from the exons ATGGTTAAACTGGGGAATAATTTCAGTGAGAAAAATAACGGGAAGGTGGTTTCTGAAGACGGCTTTGACACCATCCCTCTTATAACACCGCTGGATGCCAGTCAGCTGCAGTTTCCTCCACCAGACAAG GTGGTGGTGAAGACAAAGGCAGACTACGATGGTGAGAGCAGGAAGGGAAAGCTACGATCTCCTAAAATCGCAGAGTTCTCAATCAGCATCATCGAAGGTGTATCTGAGCGACTCAAA GTGACTCTGCTGGTGATCTGTGCCCTGGCCTtcctggtgtgtgtggtgttccTGGTCGTCTATAAGGTCTATCAGTATGAACACCCCTGCCCTGACAGCTTTGTTTACACG CAAGGTCGCTGCATGCCAGCTGGGATGTATGGCAACTACCCCCCTCAGGGCCCTGGGGGCCGCGGGCGCCTCTTTACCCTAATCAACCACTACAACATAGCCAAGCAGACCATCACCCGGTCAGTATCACCATGGATGACCATCATGTCTGAGGAAAAGGTCACCCAGCAGGAGACGGAGACTGCCCAGAAGCTGGCCTAA
- the stx18 gene encoding syntaxin-18 isoform X2 yields MAVDITLLFKASVKTVKTRNKAIGIGFDSAKDDIFKRSRPKGGFSPKAKEVITNITKLKDFLLQHRKDYVSAGSLISSDLTRMTDNERDQIDQDAQIFMRTCSEAIKLLRNEAEKQVASAQIKEHRGAVLDLVEMYLKGVCKLYSEQRAIRVKRMVDKKRLSRLAPEHHSRVEKTVEVEPSEEKAVKEESSEKSVLDNTGEHLWEEGKLEDELSPEEIQMFEQENQRLVSEMNSLVDEVRQIEGKVVEISHLQEIFAEKVLQQETEIDNIHQLVVGATENVKEGNEDIREAIKNNAGFRVWILFFLVMCSFSLLFLDWYDS; encoded by the exons ATGGCCGTAGACATCACTTTGCTTTTCAAAGCCAGTGTTAAGACAGTCAAAACCAGAAACAAGGCCATAGGTATAGGCTTTGACTCTGCCAAAGACGACATTTTCAAGCGGAGCAGACCGAAGGGGGGCTTCTCTCCGAAGGCGAAAGAAGTG ATTACGAACATCACCAAGCTCAAAGACTTTCTGCTACAACACAGGAAAGATTATGTGAGTGCCGGAAG tctCATCTCATCAGATCTGACCCGTATGACAGACAATGAACGAGATCAGATCGACCAGGATGCTCAGATCTTCATGAGGACTTGTTCTGAGGCCATCAAACTGTTACGCAATGAAG CAGAGAAGCAGGTAGCGTCAGCCCAAATTAAGGAGCACAGAGGGGCTGTGCTGGACCTTGTTGAAATGTATCTGAAAG GAGTGTGTAAGCTGTACTCTGAGCAGAGAGCAATTAGAGTCAAGAGAATGGTGGACAAGAAGAGGCT GTCCAGACTGGCACCAGAACACCACAGTCGGGTGGAGAAGACAGTGGAAGTGGAGCCCTCTGAGGAGAAGGCTGTCAAGGAAGAAAGCTCTG AGAAGAGTGTCCTGGACAACACTGGGGAGCACCTGTGGGAGGAGGGCAAACTGGAGGATGAGCTTTCTCCTGAAGAGATCCAGATG tTTGAGCAGGAAAACCAGAGGTTGGTGAGTGAGATGAACAGCCTGGTGGATGAAGTGAG GCAAATCGAGGGGAAGGTGGTGGAGATCTCACACCTCCAGGAAATCTTTGCTGAGAAAGTCCTGCAGCAA gaaacagagataGACAACATTCATCAGCTGGTTGTGGGTGCAACAGAGAATGTTAAAGAAGGCAATGAAGATATACGAGAG GCCATAAAAAACAATGCTGGCTTCCGGGTTTGGATTCTCTTCTTCCTCGTCatgtgctctttctctctcctcttcctggACTGGTATGACAGCTAA